GAAACGGACCCACTGGACTTGGACCATTCAGAAGATATAGAAATATCTATTCTCTTTTTCATACTAAGGGTATTTATGAAAACTCCAGAAAAACATTGCCAAATAAGAGAGTATTTATTCTCACAAGATCTGCTTTTGCAGGTCAACAGAAATATTCTGCTGCTGTTTGGTCTGGTGATGTAGCTGCCAGATGGTTTGATTTGAAGAATCAGATCCCTGCTGGATTAAATATGTGCCTTTCGGGTATCCCCTATTGGACGATGGATATAGGTGGTTTTGCTGTTGAAAATAGAATCGCAACCAACCCAAAAACTGACGATCTGGAAGAATGGCGTGAACTTTTCACAAGATGGTTTCAATTCGGGGCTTTTTGTCCAATCTTTAGAGCACATGGCCAATATCCATATCGGGAAATTTATAACATAGCTTCGCATGATCACCCAGCTTATAAATCAATGGTTTATTATGACAAACTTAGATATAGATTAATTCCCTATATTTATTCCCTTTACTGGAAAATTACAAAAGAGGATTATACAATAATGCGAGCCCTTATTTTTGATTTCCCCAACGATAAAAATGTGGTAAATATAGCTGATCAGTATATGTTTGGCCCATATATACTCGTATGCCCCATAACAGAATATAAGACTCGATCAAGAAATGTATACTTGCCAGAGACAAATGGTTGGTATGATTTCTATTCAGGTAATTTCTATAAAGCGGGTAATTCTTACAAAATAGATGCTCCATACGAAAGAATACCGCTTTTCATAAAAGCCGGGGCAATTATTCCAGCAGGTCCTGAAATACAATTCGTTGATGAAAAAGCGGCTAATCCAATCCGCCTTTTCATCTATGGAGGTGAAGATGCCTCATTTACCCTCTATGAAGATGAAGGAGATAATTACAACTATGAAAAAGGGGCGTATTCTGAGATATCTTTCAAATACAACGATAAAGATAAAACATTAAGGATTTTTGAAAGAAAGGGGAAATATCCTGGAATGATTCAGAATCGAATATTTGAAATAATTTATATTACACCGGATAATCCAAAACCTTTTAATTTCAAAATAAAACCAGATAAAACTGCTATATATAAAGGAAAACAGATAAAATTAAAATTGGAGTGAAAAATGAGAAAATTTTTTCAGTACCTGCTAATATTACTAACTTCTTTGGCTATGATTAATGCTAAGGAAAGGATTGAGATTAATTTTAACAGAGGATGGAAATTTTATTTAGGTGATTTGAGAGATGCATTTAAAATTGATTTTAATGAAAAAAATTGGGAGAAGGTAAGACTTCCTCATGACTGGGCAATAAAAGGTCCTTTCGATCCGAACGGAGATCCAGGCACGGGAAAACTGCCATGGAAAGGCGTTGGATGGTATAGAAAATTATTTGAAATACCTGACTCATATAGAGATAAGATAATCTACATTCTGTTCGAAGGGGTAATGGCAAATCCCACCGTATATGTAAATGGCGATTCAGTCGGGGGATGGGATTATGGATATAACTCTTTTTATTTCAACATTACGAAATATTTAAAACCAGGAGATAAAAATCTCATTGCTGTAAGAGTTGATACTAGAGAACATGAGTCAAGATGGTATCCTGGTGCTGGTATATATAGGAATGTTAAGCTGATCGTAGTAAATAAAGTTCATGTGGATATATGGGGTACGTTTGTTACAAATCCCGAGATAAACGAAGATTATGCAATCACAAGAGTAGAGACCAGGGTAAATAACTTTACAGATTCAACTCTTCAAGTGAAAGTTATAACGAAGATAATAAATCCCGATGGAAAAGAAGTTACTACCGATACTGTAAAAGCCTTTATATATAAAATGAGGTATCATAAATTTTCACAAACATTAAAGATTAATAAACCAATACTCTGGGATATAAACAATCCAAAACTTTATATGGTCAAGTCATTCATCTTTGCAAATAACGAGTTACATGATGTTCATATTACTAAATTCGGAATCAGAACGATAAAATTTACAACAAAGAATGGTTTCTTTCTAAATGGTCGAAGATTATGGTTTAAAGGAGTCAACTTCCATCACGATTTTGGGCCACTTGGCGCCGCTTTTCACAGGAGTGTAATGAAATTCAGATTGGAGCAATTAAAAGACATGGGAGTTAATGCCATAAGGACAAGTCATAATGTCCAGGCACCGGAACTTCTGGAATTATGTGATGAAATGGGTTTTCTTGTGATAAATGAAATATTCGACAAGTGGGATAAAAAGGCTGACTTTAAACCAAGTATGGACTTTTATGAATTCGCAGAAAGGAACGTAAGAAATTTTGTAAAAAGAGATAGAAATCATCCATGTGTAGTTATATGGAGCGTAGGAAATGAAGTCTGGGACCTGGAGGCAAACGAAAATAATATGATAGAAAAACTGGAGAAAATGGTTGAATACTTCAGAAAATACGATCCAACTAGACCCATAACTCTGGTTACTGCTGGTACAGGTAATATAGTGAAATGGAGACATTTTGATTATTTTGATATTCATTCTTACAATTATCAAAGAAGATATTACGAAGCATACAGAATAGAACCAAAACCAGTAATAATAACCGAATCAGCATCCACAACAAGTACACGGGGTTTTTATAAAATACCACTTCCAAAGGAGAAAACAGATTTCTTCACACCTGAACTTCAGGTAAGTTCCTATGATTTAAACGGACCGTTCTGGTGCGACCTGCCAGATGAAGGGTTTAATTACGTTGAAACAGATACCTTTGTCTGTGGTGAGTTTATATGGACAGGATTTGACTATCTTGGGGAACCAACTCCGTACGACAACTGGTACGGGGTTGAAGTATCTAAAAAATTGAAACCAGAACAAACAGCGCGAAGCTCTTATTTTGGAATTATAGACCTGGCAGGGATACCCAAAGATAGATACTATCTCTATAGATCTCACTGGAGAGATGATGTCCCAACAGTTCATATACTACCTCATTGGAATTGGGAAGGATATGAAGGAGAAGAAATTCCTGTATTCGTCTATACAAACGGAGACCAGG
This genomic stretch from Candidatus Neomarinimicrobiota bacterium harbors:
- a CDS encoding glycoside hydrolase family 2 protein encodes the protein MRKFFQYLLILLTSLAMINAKERIEINFNRGWKFYLGDLRDAFKIDFNEKNWEKVRLPHDWAIKGPFDPNGDPGTGKLPWKGVGWYRKLFEIPDSYRDKIIYILFEGVMANPTVYVNGDSVGGWDYGYNSFYFNITKYLKPGDKNLIAVRVDTREHESRWYPGAGIYRNVKLIVVNKVHVDIWGTFVTNPEINEDYAITRVETRVNNFTDSTLQVKVITKIINPDGKEVTTDTVKAFIYKMRYHKFSQTLKINKPILWDINNPKLYMVKSFIFANNELHDVHITKFGIRTIKFTTKNGFFLNGRRLWFKGVNFHHDFGPLGAAFHRSVMKFRLEQLKDMGVNAIRTSHNVQAPELLELCDEMGFLVINEIFDKWDKKADFKPSMDFYEFAERNVRNFVKRDRNHPCVVIWSVGNEVWDLEANENNMIEKLEKMVEYFRKYDPTRPITLVTAGTGNIVKWRHFDYFDIHSYNYQRRYYEAYRIEPKPVIITESASTTSTRGFYKIPLPKEKTDFFTPELQVSSYDLNGPFWCDLPDEGFNYVETDTFVCGEFIWTGFDYLGEPTPYDNWYGVEVSKKLKPEQTARSSYFGIIDLAGIPKDRYYLYRSHWRDDVPTVHILPHWNWEGYEGEEIPVFVYTNGDQAELFLNGKSLGKKSKIPVSENLLERYRLMWNVKYEPGELKAVAYKNGNKIGEAIVNTASQPYKIRLTPLIKKIKSNGDDFAFILVEAVDKKGISCPHAMNIVNFKITGPGMIAGIANGNPQSYESFIDPKHSLFYGKAMLIVRSVEGKCGKIKIVAKSEGLKKGIAFIESK